Proteins encoded within one genomic window of Panicum virgatum strain AP13 chromosome 1N, P.virgatum_v5, whole genome shotgun sequence:
- the LOC120654036 gene encoding putative ripening-related protein 5 has product MAAASAFGVMAIVLLVALSTSPVVSSLRPGLGVCRASGYLPGRSGNCVKSNDPDCCEDGKRYPQYRCSPPVTSSTPATLTLNSFEKGKDGGGPSECDNSYHSDEEMVVALSTGWFSNMARCGHRIKITANGNSVYAKVVDECDSVHGCDDEHNFEAPCDNNIVDASPAVWNALGLDQNTGEQDITWSDGDE; this is encoded by the coding sequence ATGGCCGCTGCATCAGCATTTGGCGTCATGGCGATCGTCCTCCTTGTTGCCCTGTCGACCTCACCGGTCGTGTCGTCCCTTCGACCAGGCCTCGGCGTCTGCCGCGCCAGCGGCTACCTCCCTGGCCGATCCGGCAACTGTGTGAAGAGCAACGACCCCGACTGCTGCGAGGACGGCAAGAGGTACCCGCAGTATcggtgctcgccgccggtcaCCTCGAGCACGCCGGCCACGCTGACGCTCAACAGTTTCGAGAAAggcaaggacggcggcggcccgtcGGAGTGTGACAACTCGTACCACAGCGACGAGGAGATGGTCGTCGCGCTCTCCACCGGCTGGTTCAGCAACATGGCGCGTTGCGGCCACCGCATCAAGATCACCGCCAACGGCAACTCCGTGTACGCCAAGGTGGTCGACGAGTGCGACTCCGTGCACGGCTGCGACGACGAGCACAACTTCGAGGCTCCCTGCGACAACAACATCGTCGACGCCTCGCCCGCGGTGTGGAACGCCCTGGGGCTCGACCAGAACACCGGCGAGCAGGACATCACATGGTCCGACGGCGACGAGTGA